In Achromobacter pestifer, the DNA window GTCGATCAGCAGGTTCTTCTTTTCGGAAGTCTGGATGCGTTCGGCTTCGTTGGTTTCGATGGTCAGAATGCGCTTGTCGAGCGTCACGACATTCTGGAACGGAGGCGGCGCCTTGAAGTAAAGGCCGGGTTCGTTGATGGTCCTGCGAACTTCACCCAGCGAGAACACCAGGGCGTAGTCGCGCTCGCGCACGACGAAGACGCAGGAAGAAAGGGCGGCCAGCACGATGAGCAGGCCGACCAGGATGGGCATGAGACGTTGCATGATCAGGACTCCTCCGGGTTAGCGCGACGTACGGTCGCGGGGCAGCGTGTTGCTATTGCTGCTGCCGGAAGGCTGAGGCGCCGGCGCGGCGCTGCCGCGAGCCGGCGACTGCGCGGGCGGAGCCAGTGTGGGCGAACCCGAACCGGCGACACCGGACTTGCTGGCGTCCTGAGCGGCCAGATGCATGATCTTGTCCAAGGGCAGGTACAACATATTGTTGTTGCTCTTGGTGTCGACCATGACCTTGCTGGCGCGCGTGAAGATCTCCTGCATGCTTTCCAGGTACATGCGCTGGCGCATGACTTGCGGCGACTTCTCGTATTCGCCGAGGACGCTGGTGAAGCGCGAGGAATTACCCTGCGCATCGCCGACGACCTTGGCCTTGTAGCCTTCGGCCTGTTCGGTCATGCGCGACGCCTGGCCGCTGGCCAGCGGCACGACCTGGTTGGCGTAGGCCTGCCCTTCGTTGATCTGGCGCTCGCGGTCCTGGCCTGCCTTGACGGCGTCATCGAACGCGGCCTGCACCTGTTCCGGCGGCTGCACGTTCTGGATGGCGACAGTGCTGACCTGCACGCCGGTCTGGTAGCGGTCCAGGATCTGCTGCATCAGGGTCTGCACTTGCGTGGCCACCGTGGTGCGGCCTTCGTAGAGCACGAAGTCCATCGACTGCTTGCCCACGACTTCGCGCATGGCCGTCTCCGACGCCTGGCGGACGGATTCATCGGGATCACGCGTCATGAAGAGGTAATCGGGCGCACCGTCGGCACGCAGGCGATACTGGACGACGAACTGCATGTCGACGATGTTCTCGTCCGTCGTGAGCATCAGCGCTTCAGGCAAGACCTTGTTGCGCGCGCCGCCACGGAAACCGACCTCAAACGTGCGCAGCTGCGACACGTTGACCATTTCGTGGCTCTGGATGGGATACGGCATGCGCCATTGGAAACCGGCTTGCGACGTCGACTTGTACTTGCCGAACTGTGTCACGACCGCGACCTGGCCTTCCTGCACGATGTAGAAACCGCTGGCCAGCCAGATGCCGGCCGCGACCAGGGCGATGACGCCCAGGCCGATGCGCGCACCGCGCGGCGACGGCGGCTTCATGCCGCCGCGGTTGCCCGGGCGGTTATTGCCGCCCCCGCCCTTGCGCCCGAACAGGGATCCGATGCGATTGTTGAAATCGCGCCAGACCTCGTCCAGGTCGGGTGGGCCGTCTCCGTTGCCTTGAGGCCGCTTGGGCGGCGGCTCGGAGCCATTGTTGTTCCCACGACCCCAGCCGGGGTCATTCAGATTGAAGAGTTTGATAATTCGCGGCATTGTTTCCCACAATCTGTCCGGTTTCCGCAATTGCCCCGCGCAACGCATCCAAACCGGCGCGCTCGGTGGCGCTTACAAATACTCGCGCAATCGTACCATGTGCGTCGCGTTCCACCCGCGGTTCCAATCCGGCCAGATCTATCTTGTTGTATACGAGAATGGTGGGAATGGCGGCCGCGCCGATCTCTGCCAGAACCTTGTTGACCTCGAAGATCTGTTCGTCGCGCTGCGGGCTGGCGGCATCGACCACGTGCAGCAGCAGGTCGGCGTGCACGGTTTCTTCCAGGGTGGCGC includes these proteins:
- the hflK gene encoding FtsH protease activity modulator HflK, with amino-acid sequence MPRIIKLFNLNDPGWGRGNNNGSEPPPKRPQGNGDGPPDLDEVWRDFNNRIGSLFGRKGGGGNNRPGNRGGMKPPSPRGARIGLGVIALVAAGIWLASGFYIVQEGQVAVVTQFGKYKSTSQAGFQWRMPYPIQSHEMVNVSQLRTFEVGFRGGARNKVLPEALMLTTDENIVDMQFVVQYRLRADGAPDYLFMTRDPDESVRQASETAMREVVGKQSMDFVLYEGRTTVATQVQTLMQQILDRYQTGVQVSTVAIQNVQPPEQVQAAFDDAVKAGQDRERQINEGQAYANQVVPLASGQASRMTEQAEGYKAKVVGDAQGNSSRFTSVLGEYEKSPQVMRQRMYLESMQEIFTRASKVMVDTKSNNNMLYLPLDKIMHLAAQDASKSGVAGSGSPTLAPPAQSPARGSAAPAPQPSGSSNSNTLPRDRTSR